A genomic window from Pseudanabaena yagii GIHE-NHR1 includes:
- a CDS encoding TauD/TfdA dioxygenase family protein, whose translation MTTTFSPTIHSDRNTDQSVKITPLDAPLGAVVTGLDVSKPLEPATILRLKQAHRNYHILIFKNQKLTDEQLKNFAYYFGDLFVPLDETPVLASKVGVTPVVIPVANIEGGFTGTGELSFHADHHWTPYPSSGSFLYAEEVTTKGGETTWLNLNLAYEALDDATKERIQDLQLITYNPFVRTPDSPRRSYRTDTSTPLVAPVFPHPLVRTHPESGLKILSLGYETEVSLVGVDPEEGSALISQLRQHLNQPKFYYEHKWSVGDIVYWDNQSTLHRRNAFDPSERRVLKRISLAGSRPF comes from the coding sequence ATGACCACTACTTTTTCACCTACAATCCATAGCGATCGCAATACTGACCAATCCGTTAAAATCACTCCCTTAGATGCGCCATTGGGCGCAGTTGTCACTGGTTTGGATGTAAGTAAGCCACTAGAACCAGCAACTATCTTGCGACTAAAACAAGCCCATCGCAACTACCACATTCTCATTTTTAAAAATCAGAAGTTAACCGATGAGCAATTAAAGAACTTTGCCTATTACTTTGGTGATTTATTTGTTCCCCTTGATGAAACACCTGTACTAGCATCGAAGGTCGGTGTAACACCTGTAGTCATCCCTGTAGCCAATATCGAAGGAGGATTTACGGGTACTGGCGAACTCTCTTTTCATGCCGATCATCATTGGACACCCTATCCTTCTAGTGGTTCCTTTCTCTATGCTGAAGAAGTGACCACCAAGGGAGGTGAGACGACTTGGCTCAATCTCAACCTTGCCTATGAAGCCTTAGATGATGCAACTAAAGAACGCATTCAGGATTTGCAATTGATCACATACAATCCCTTTGTGCGGACTCCTGACTCGCCCCGACGTTCATACCGCACTGATACTAGTACACCCCTAGTTGCGCCTGTATTTCCTCATCCTCTAGTACGCACTCATCCCGAAAGTGGATTAAAAATTCTGAGTCTAGGCTATGAAACAGAAGTATCTCTTGTGGGAGTCGATCCAGAGGAAGGTTCGGCGCTAATTTCCCAATTGCGTCAGCATCTTAATCAACCAAAGTTCTATTATGAGCATAAATGGTCTGTCGGCGACATTGTGTATTGGGATAATCAATCAACTCTGCATCGACGTAATGCTTTTGATCCCAGTGAACGCCGCGTTCTAAAGCGAATTAGCCTTGCAGGTAGCCGTCCATTCTAG
- a CDS encoding sulfonate ABC transporter substrate-binding protein yields MITDLRRSSYSQFPLWRRLGLLIAPSLLSLSTVLSSCSIVSSQDPSNTSTNSPATSASPNTGKPTAIKAKVIRIGYQSSGDLTKVRGVLEKRLEPLGVKVEWSQFAAGPQLMEALNVGKVDIGSVGETPPIFAQVAGSQLVYVVARKPSEGRGSGIIVQKDSPIKTVADLKGQKVVFQKGSASHYLIVKALEEVGLKYSDIQPVTLPPVEAREAFFQGKIDAWVTWDPYLALAETKGNGRIIRDANKIATQGGFYIASRNFTTDNLDLLRIVIEEIDKNGQWAEANRAEVVKLVAPILKIEPEIQEIVTSRASYRLRPISPQIIENQQKIADLFTQEKVIPKKIDLREVTLTPEQYAAMTPESLKDSKN; encoded by the coding sequence ATGATTACAGATCTAAGACGATCATCTTATTCTCAATTTCCATTATGGAGACGACTCGGGTTACTCATAGCTCCTAGCCTTCTATCTCTATCAACAGTTTTAAGCAGTTGTAGCATTGTTTCTAGTCAAGATCCATCCAACACTTCTACCAATAGCCCTGCTACAAGTGCTTCCCCGAATACAGGTAAACCTACTGCCATCAAAGCCAAAGTAATTCGGATCGGCTATCAAAGCTCTGGAGATTTGACTAAGGTTCGAGGGGTGTTAGAAAAGCGACTAGAGCCTTTGGGAGTTAAAGTCGAGTGGTCACAGTTTGCAGCAGGTCCTCAGTTAATGGAAGCCTTAAATGTGGGTAAGGTGGATATTGGCTCAGTGGGCGAAACCCCACCCATTTTTGCTCAAGTAGCAGGTTCTCAATTGGTATACGTGGTAGCTCGTAAACCTAGTGAGGGCAGGGGTAGTGGTATTATTGTCCAGAAGGATTCACCTATTAAAACTGTTGCGGATCTGAAAGGACAGAAAGTAGTTTTTCAAAAAGGTTCTGCTTCCCATTATTTGATTGTAAAAGCTTTAGAAGAAGTAGGACTGAAATATAGTGATATTCAGCCTGTAACCTTACCGCCTGTAGAAGCGAGAGAAGCATTTTTTCAAGGAAAGATAGATGCTTGGGTAACATGGGATCCTTATCTAGCGCTAGCAGAAACTAAGGGCAATGGACGCATTATTAGAGATGCCAATAAAATTGCCACTCAGGGAGGCTTCTACATCGCTTCTCGTAATTTTACTACGGATAATCTCGACTTGCTCCGTATTGTAATTGAGGAGATTGATAAAAATGGTCAGTGGGCGGAAGCTAATCGTGCGGAAGTAGTGAAGTTAGTCGCTCCCATTTTAAAGATTGAGCCTGAAATTCAAGAAATTGTGACTAGTCGTGCTAGTTATCGCTTAAGACCAATTTCACCGCAAATTATTGAAAACCAGCAAAAGATTGCTGATTTATTTACGCAAGAAAAAGTCATTCCCAAAAAAATCGATCTCAGGGAAGTTACTTTAACCCCTGAGCAATATGCTGCAATGACTCCTGAATCTCTGAAGGATTCCAAGAACTAA
- a CDS encoding dienelactone hydrolase family protein — protein MTIATVNPEKDQANSSIRTSRVKIANGDLLIDAYLAEPNRVGNFSAVIVIQEIFGVNIHIREVAERLAKEGYVAIAPALFQRTASNFESAYAPEDIQVGRGLKDKTKADEIISDIQAAIAYLKDLPNVKGEAIGSIGFCFGGHVVYLTATLPEIKATAFFYGGGIPSSTPGGGEPTISRTKDIKAPIYAFFGEEDTGIPLTDVDKVESALTEAKIPHKVFRYPHAGHGFFCNHRGSYHPESAADAWNHVLALFKENL, from the coding sequence ATGACTATAGCAACTGTCAATCCAGAGAAAGATCAAGCAAATTCTTCAATTCGGACTTCTCGCGTGAAGATTGCTAATGGTGATCTGCTAATTGATGCCTATCTTGCAGAACCAAATCGCGTAGGTAATTTTTCTGCCGTGATTGTAATTCAAGAAATCTTTGGTGTGAATATTCACATTCGTGAAGTTGCAGAACGCTTAGCTAAGGAGGGATATGTGGCGATCGCTCCTGCATTATTTCAACGCACGGCTTCCAATTTTGAGTCAGCCTACGCCCCTGAAGATATTCAAGTGGGACGAGGTTTGAAGGATAAAACTAAGGCAGATGAAATAATTAGCGATATTCAAGCGGCGATCGCCTATCTCAAGGACTTGCCTAATGTCAAGGGTGAAGCGATCGGTAGTATCGGCTTTTGCTTTGGTGGTCATGTGGTCTATTTAACAGCGACATTACCAGAAATTAAAGCAACTGCATTCTTCTACGGTGGTGGTATCCCTAGCTCTACTCCCGGAGGTGGAGAGCCAACTATTAGTCGTACTAAAGACATCAAAGCGCCAATTTATGCATTCTTTGGCGAAGAGGATACAGGAATTCCCTTAACGGATGTAGACAAGGTGGAATCGGCGCTAACAGAAGCAAAGATTCCCCATAAAGTGTTCCGTTATCCTCATGCTGGGCATGGTTTCTTCTGCAATCATCGCGGTAGCTATCATCCAGAATCCGCAGCAGATGCGTGGAATCACGTTTTGGCATTGTTTAAAGAAAATCTCTAG
- a CDS encoding transposase, whose product MFVNFLRSSIFWLLFIHATKPFFSLNSRLLANLKYPLRRLQKILVDKGFSGEDITQWVKDNFSYTWEVSKRAEAQKGFVVESKRWVVERTFAWIDKYRRLSKDYEFYENISESFIYIALIRKMLKNLTAVNS is encoded by the coding sequence TTGTTCGTTAATTTTCTAAGATCCTCCATCTTTTGGCTTCTTTTTATTCATGCAACAAAGCCCTTTTTTAGTCTAAACTCCAGACTATTAGCAAATCTCAAGTATCCACTGAGACGCTTACAAAAGATATTAGTTGACAAGGGATTCTCTGGCGAGGATATCACCCAGTGGGTTAAAGACAACTTTAGTTACACTTGGGAAGTAAGCAAACGGGCTGAAGCGCAGAAAGGGTTTGTTGTTGAATCAAAGCGTTGGGTAGTGGAGAGAACCTTCGCTTGGATAGACAAATATCGTAGACTTAGCAAGGACTATGAATTTTATGAGAATATCTCAGAGTCGTTTATTTACATAGCTTTGATCCGAAAAATGCTTAAAAATCTTACTGCTGTCAATTCTTAA
- a CDS encoding IS5 family transposase, producing the protein MTQKHEIRNWTEYNAGLKQRGSLTFWMSEEVIEGWLNQTLSGKRGASKDYSDIAIATFITVKAVYQQAGRQTQGLLESIFALMGIDLPVPDHSTVSRRTASLSVTLPVIPKQGAVHVVVDSTGIKVYGEGEWKTRQHGISKRRTWRKLHLGADESTGEILAAVVTTNDCHDGEVLADILDAIDAEIAQVSADGAYDHRHCYDEIAQHGAKAVIPPRKDAKIWQHGNTNAPPHPRDQNLRYIRKHGRKKWKRDSGYHRRSLAETTMFRFKKIFGATLCSRKFDNQAVELFIKCAALNRMIQLAKPLSSPVVR; encoded by the coding sequence ATGACACAGAAACATGAGATCCGCAACTGGACAGAGTATAACGCAGGGCTAAAACAAAGAGGAAGCCTGACTTTTTGGATGAGCGAAGAAGTAATTGAAGGATGGTTAAATCAAACATTAAGTGGCAAACGGGGAGCTTCCAAAGATTACAGTGATATAGCAATAGCGACATTTATCACGGTCAAAGCGGTATATCAGCAAGCAGGAAGACAAACGCAAGGACTGTTAGAGTCAATATTTGCCTTGATGGGAATAGATTTACCAGTACCAGACCACAGCACCGTGTCAAGACGGACAGCAAGTTTAAGTGTGACCTTACCAGTAATCCCGAAACAGGGAGCAGTGCATGTAGTAGTTGATTCGACAGGGATCAAAGTATACGGCGAAGGGGAATGGAAAACACGGCAGCATGGAATTAGTAAGAGACGGACATGGCGCAAATTACACCTAGGAGCCGATGAATCAACAGGAGAAATACTGGCTGCGGTCGTCACCACGAATGATTGCCACGATGGAGAAGTACTCGCCGATATTCTCGATGCGATTGATGCTGAAATTGCTCAAGTTTCCGCAGATGGAGCTTATGACCATCGTCATTGTTATGACGAGATTGCCCAACATGGTGCTAAAGCCGTGATTCCTCCGCGCAAAGATGCCAAAATCTGGCAGCATGGCAATACCAATGCTCCACCACATCCGCGTGACCAAAATCTCCGTTATATCCGTAAACATGGGCGTAAAAAATGGAAACGTGACTCAGGTTATCATCGGCGCTCTTTGGCAGAAACTACGATGTTTCGTTTCAAAAAAATCTTTGGTGCTACTTTATGTTCTCGTAAATTTGACAATCAGGCGGTTGAGTTGTTCATCAAATGTGCTGCTCTTAATCGCATGATTCAACTGGCTAAACCTCTCTCCTCTCCTGTTGTTCGTTAA
- a CDS encoding NF041680 family putative transposase, which produces MIIEKLQEFRQQVYRFLGNGRDAIFDLMDAVLTSPSVKSFAELSLSAVYRRKWSSLYESLKDSRPRRGRLRGLCVEQIPKDIRPLLAGDHTGWERPHDQTLKDRSFVHQPNLVEGNKPIMLGHDYSTLAWIPEMTGSWAIPLCHERISSFETAAQRATFQLRQVCRDLTVRPIATYDSEYGSAAFMNLTEDIPADLLLRLRPNRCLYKVPAPYSGCGRPRKHGDKFQLAKSDSWGEPSATFSLEDETVGQVQIQQWSDLHFKKASQRHFQVMRVTHPHCSGLWLAWVGEQMPSLEQIWRLYLRRFAIDHWYRFAKQRLHWTLPQLLTPQQALRWSDLMPLLSWQLWLARKLVIDNPLPWQKPQTNLTFGRVAQGFATLLVRIGSPACSPKPRGKSLGWQSGRKRSPFPRFPIIKKRPSRPKKTNKDNPNS; this is translated from the coding sequence ATGATTATTGAGAAACTACAGGAATTTCGTCAACAGGTATATAGATTTTTAGGGAACGGACGAGATGCAATATTTGACCTAATGGATGCAGTATTGACCAGTCCAAGTGTAAAGTCATTTGCAGAATTATCATTATCAGCAGTGTATCGACGGAAATGGTCAAGCTTGTATGAATCGTTAAAAGATAGCCGTCCGAGACGAGGGAGACTCAGAGGACTGTGCGTCGAACAAATACCCAAAGATATACGACCCTTGCTAGCAGGAGACCATACAGGATGGGAAAGACCCCATGACCAAACTCTAAAAGATAGGAGTTTTGTGCATCAACCGAATTTGGTTGAAGGGAACAAACCGATCATGTTAGGGCATGACTACAGCACCTTGGCATGGATACCAGAAATGACAGGGAGTTGGGCAATTCCGTTATGTCATGAACGCATCAGTAGTTTTGAGACAGCCGCACAAAGAGCTACATTTCAACTGAGGCAAGTATGTCGAGATTTAACGGTAAGACCGATCGCTACCTATGACAGTGAATATGGCAGTGCCGCCTTTATGAATTTGACAGAGGATATCCCCGCAGACTTACTGCTGCGTCTACGTCCTAACCGATGCTTATACAAAGTCCCTGCTCCCTATAGTGGCTGTGGTCGTCCCCGTAAGCATGGGGATAAATTCCAACTTGCCAAGTCTGATAGTTGGGGAGAGCCATCAGCAACTTTTAGCTTAGAGGATGAGACGGTTGGACAAGTGCAAATCCAGCAATGGTCTGATTTACACTTTAAAAAAGCATCCCAACGACATTTCCAAGTTATGCGAGTTACCCATCCCCATTGCTCTGGTTTGTGGTTAGCTTGGGTGGGTGAGCAAATGCCATCTTTAGAGCAAATTTGGCGCTTGTACTTACGTCGTTTTGCCATCGACCATTGGTATCGCTTTGCCAAACAGCGTTTACATTGGACTCTGCCACAATTACTGACTCCTCAACAAGCTTTGCGCTGGAGTGACCTCATGCCTTTACTCTCTTGGCAATTGTGGCTCGCTCGAAAACTGGTCATTGATAATCCTTTACCTTGGCAGAAGCCTCAAACTAATCTCACCTTTGGTCGGGTCGCTCAGGGCTTTGCGACACTTTTAGTTAGGATTGGCTCTCCTGCTTGTTCTCCGAAACCTCGCGGTAAGTCTCTTGGTTGGCAATCTGGGCGTAAGCGCTCTCCTTTTCCTCGCTTTCCCATCATCAAAAAACGTCCTTCTCGTCCAAAAAAGACCAACAAAGACAACCCTAATTCCTAA
- a CDS encoding IS256 family transposase: MNIRKELLNELLQECKTPPDLFGEGGILKQLTTALVERALEAELSNHLGYGKHEPRPEGQTNSRNGYSQKKVQGDFGVAEIAVPRDRSGEFEPHLVKKGQSRLSGLDEKIIALYARGMSVRDIQAQLQEMYGVEVSPTLISNVTDAVIDEVKQWQNRPLDAVYPIVFLDCLVIKVRDNGRVINKSLYFALAVNMDGYKELLGMWISPNEGAKFWLSVLTEIHNRGIKDILIACVDGLTGFPNAIETVFPKTQVQLCIVHMVRNSVAFVPWQQRKQVCADLKAIYSAATESEAEFNLELFAEKWDKQYPSISKSWRSHWANIIPFFAFSTEIRRAIYTTNAIESMNSSLRKVIKSQQIFPTDEAAFKLVYLAMRNISKKWTMPIRDWKPALNRFAILFEDRLHF; encoded by the coding sequence ATGAATATACGCAAAGAATTGCTAAACGAATTGTTGCAAGAATGTAAAACTCCACCTGACCTATTCGGAGAAGGAGGAATCCTGAAGCAACTGACGACCGCGTTGGTGGAACGGGCGTTGGAAGCAGAGCTATCAAACCATCTTGGCTACGGCAAACATGAACCCAGACCAGAAGGACAAACCAACAGTCGCAATGGTTATAGCCAGAAAAAAGTCCAAGGGGACTTTGGCGTAGCAGAAATTGCAGTACCGCGAGATCGCAGTGGTGAGTTTGAACCACATCTGGTGAAGAAAGGACAAAGCCGCTTGTCAGGACTAGATGAAAAAATCATTGCTCTCTACGCACGAGGCATGAGTGTCAGGGATATTCAAGCCCAGTTGCAGGAAATGTATGGAGTCGAAGTATCACCGACATTAATCTCCAATGTCACTGATGCCGTGATTGATGAGGTAAAGCAATGGCAAAATCGTCCCCTTGATGCGGTCTATCCAATCGTATTTCTGGACTGTCTGGTCATTAAAGTCCGAGACAATGGCAGGGTAATTAATAAGTCCCTGTACTTTGCCTTGGCGGTGAATATGGATGGGTACAAGGAATTACTGGGTATGTGGATTTCTCCCAATGAAGGTGCGAAATTCTGGCTGTCAGTACTGACCGAAATTCACAACCGTGGCATCAAAGATATTTTGATTGCATGTGTCGATGGCTTGACTGGTTTCCCTAATGCCATTGAGACGGTATTTCCGAAAACTCAGGTGCAGTTATGCATTGTCCACATGGTCAGGAATTCAGTCGCTTTTGTACCTTGGCAACAGCGCAAGCAAGTTTGTGCTGACCTCAAGGCTATTTATAGCGCTGCAACGGAGTCGGAGGCTGAGTTTAACCTTGAGTTGTTTGCTGAAAAGTGGGACAAGCAATATCCATCAATCTCCAAGTCTTGGCGTAGTCATTGGGCGAACATTATCCCCTTCTTTGCTTTCTCCACTGAGATTCGTAGGGCGATTTATACCACCAATGCCATTGAGTCGATGAATAGCAGTTTGCGGAAGGTGATTAAGTCTCAACAGATTTTTCCGACCGACGAAGCTGCTTTCAAGCTGGTTTATTTGGCAATGCGGAATATTTCTAAGAAATGGACGATGCCCATTCGTGACTGGAAACCTGCACTCAATCGCTTTGCTATCCTTTTCGAGGATCGTCTCCACTTCTAG